AAAGAACAGCTCTTCTATAGAAAAAAATTACGAGCTTCCAGATGGACAAGTGATCACCATTGCTGCCGAGAGGTTCCGCTGCCCTGAAGTCTTGTTCCAGCCATCATTGATAGGAATGGAAGCTGCGGGAATTCATGAAACGACATATAATTCCATTATGAAATGTGATGTGGATATCAGGAAGGATCTCTATGGAAATATCGTGCTCAGCGGTGGATCAACTATGTTCCCCGGTATTGCAGATCGCATGAGTAAGGAAATAACAGCTCTTGCTCCTAGCAGCATGAAGATCAAGGTTGTCGCACCTCCTGAGAGGAAGTATAGTGTCTGGATAGGAGGATCTATCCTTGCTTCCCTCAGTACTTTCCAACAGGTGactgtttttctttaaaatacccGATGTTTGTATAACTTAATTCGCATTTGTTGCAATTCTTGGATCCTCCGTCCCATATGTACATGATATTAGTATTGTGTCGCATAGTGTTCAAATTCTCTTGCTCTTGTAGATGTGGATCTCGAAAGGGGAGTACGATGAATCAGGTCCTGCAATCGTTCACAGGAAGTGTTTCTAAGCTGGTGAGTCTGGTTGCTGCAGTGTTGCTTATTTCATCGAGTgagttttttcttttatttttcttgtttgATTCGTATTGTGGGTTGGCTTGCAATTTGAAGAAGTAACGAGGAAGTGATTGTAAGGTTTTTGTGTTTTGTCTGTATGTTAAtagtaatattatttattttgtcttttattatttttggcTTGTATAATCGTCGCTGCCTGTAATATTTGGCTGTGTGCTATTTAGCTTTGAAAGTGAAACCATCTTATGTTGGAAAGGGGTGGAGTGGATTTGTGGCAGCTGCCGGTGTCGATTTTCCCCCTTTTTTTGAACTGAAAgtagttttattattattactttgTATGATTAAGAATAAGGCTCCAATCATTTTCACATGGCACCATTTGTTGtttttcaatattatttaattaataccGTTTGAAGGAAAATCACATTCCATTAGATAGCACATTATCAGAGTTGTTGAAATGATATTTGAGTTAAACTGGTGAGAAATCAGATTTTCCTAGGCAGGAGATGGATGTGGTAAAGTGCAACGGAGGTCATAGCGGCAGAGAATATTTGCCTACATAATGAGTATGAATCTCTACCATAAAgatcaattttaaataatattttttattatcatcACACTGTCTAAAAAACATGGATACTAACAAGCTtgcaatttaaaattaaaaatattttcttatttttttcaagacattttcaaatgttttaatgtaaaaaaaaaagatataaaTTAATCGTATGGCTTTgagtatgtatattattttcaaattgaatagatctttttaaaaaaatgtattcACGAAgaatcaataaaattttatagttatttataaaatgtgaaagaaaatataatacaatttttttttttgagttgaCGGAGTTGGAATCTTTTCTCAAATTTGGAATATTACATATTTGAGCAAAATAGAAAATTTATAAAATGGGTGGAATACTCCAAACTTGCCTTCTATGAGATAATCCAATTGGCACGCATATATAGAAGGTACAAAAACGTAAGCCTTGCCCGCAATACACACGATCACAGCTCTCGCCATCTTCCACAGTCGGACTTGTCTCCAATTTCATCCGTTCCGATCTTTCGAACTCCTATAAGATCCGATTCCAGAAATTCACTACGGCACACTTCTACCTGATATTCATCCAAACCCTAAATCTATACATATTGCTCGAAGTTTGCTCAAATGTCGAGCGGAAGTGACGATTTGGACGAGGATGCACTGTTGCAGATGGCGCTGAAGGAACAATCACAACGCGACCAAAATTACCCAAAACCGTCACAATCGAAGCCTGTCCGCAACTACGTACAGCCTCCAGCGAAACGAGGAGGCGTTACCGGCAACTCGGTTCCTAGTAGGAACGCTAATCCGGTGCCGCAACAGAAGAAGGGGATCGATCAGCAGAGAAGGGTATCGATGGATGAGGACGATGATTCCGAGGTGGAGATGCTGAGCATTTCATCGGGAGACGAGGATGATCGCGGATATGTAGCGCCGAAGAATCGCGCCGGGAGTGGGAGAGACGACGATAGAGCGTGGGACGGGGAGGAACCGAATTGCTGGAAGCACGTTGATGAAGCTGAGGTACATGTGCTGTGTGTTTGTTTAATTTATTGTTGTGCATTGAGTGCTTTAATTTCTGAAATGAATTGGATTCCAATTATGTTTCCTATTGCCTATTTATGTTCCAGAATTACTTTCCATAGCAAGCAACGATTGTGCTATTTATTTTTTAGGTTTTGGAATTTTAAGTCCTTTGGAATTTTAAGTCCTTACGTAATTCCCTCTTTGCAATGTTAGGCTGTTCCGGTCTATTTACTAGTTAGTGCTCCATGGGTTCTTGTCCTTTGCTACCTAATTACCTGAAACAAGGTATTATGAGCATCTTTCGATGAGAAGGAAGATCTTATTAGCTAGAGACAGTAGACATGATCAATAGTTACAATGATCGCATGAAAGCGGAAAAGATGATCTCAGACTAATGAATGGAAACAGAAACAACTCTTCTGTCCCGTGCCTCCACATTTTTACGCATTGGTATTTGAACTTTTACTTTGAGTACCCTCATATTAGTGGCTGGATGTTTAGTATTTATCTGCAACCAAGGGAATTGGAGAAAACTTTGACGTCAATTCATTGGTGTCAATTATTTAAGTTGATATGGCAAATGACTGATGGTACATATCTAGATCACCTTTTTCTCCCTGGAACCTGGGACTTCCGCTGTTAATTAGAGCCAGGGTCCCATAAGACCACTTTAGGATCTTCAATCTTGGCTagaagtatgtggttttggtgtCTACAATTTGTGTTCCACAAAAGATATGCACTTTCTTAATGTGTTATATGTAACATGGTTTCTCATAATTGACATGAAGATGGATCGATTAATATAATCATGCTGCCCATTTGATCCCAAAGAAATCAGTTAACTTGTATGATATCCCGCCTAGAATGATTCGATTACCTTTTCAGGATTCAAGTATTTTTATATGGTGCTTTTATTACTTAGTGCAGAAATAATTAGCTCCTTCCTCATTTATCTAGATTTCCCCATTCTGGGATTTTGATTCGATTATCTGAGTGTCAGAGTGATTACACAAATGGCCTTCTATTGGCTCTTGGAAAATTCATGGAATTTATTTAGTTGAATTCTTTGGCAGCTGGCTCGAAGGGTTCGTGAAATGAGGGATACAAGAGCATCTTCCGCGGCTCAAAAGTTCGAGAAGAAACCATCTGCGGCAGGTAAAAAAGCACTAAGCAGTTTACAGTCACTTCCTCGAGGCATGGAATGGGTGGATCCTTTAGGACTGGGGTAAAAGCCTCTTATTGGGTATTTTTCTCCTCCGAATGTGCTGCTTTATTCATTCTCTTATAACCCGAGCTTGTATGTTGACAGGCTCATCAACCACAAAACCTTTAGGTTAATCAGTGATAATGTAGCAAGTGTTCCTTCCTCAATCGACATTGAACCTCTTGATCCAAATGCTCGAGGTATTACTTCTTGTTCCTTGCAACTTTTGTTTTTTGATCAAATTGTTCATTTTATTCTGCAAAGGAAGGTGGTGGTGTGGCTTTAGTATTGATTGTGTTGTTCACTATTAGAGGTATTGGGTGCTTTGAAACCTTGATTTATGAACTGCACAAATAGTTTCTGATCTATTTCATAGAAAGAAAGTTTCTGATTTACTTCTGTCCATTGATGCCAAATATGCAACCTTTGAGTCAAATTGTGTTCAATTTAAACTGCTGCGGAGACATTATTTACTTCATTTTTGCGGAGAAACTTATTTACATCATTTTTACAGAGAAACTAAACTATTACTCGGAGAAGTTTGATGCAAAACTTTTTCTATCAAGAGTGCACCTAGATACTAGTGCAGCAGATTTGGAATCTGGAGCTCTTTCACTAAAGAATGATCTTAAAGGACGCACTCAACAGAAAAAGCAGTTGGTTAAAGAGAACTTTGATTGCTTCGTCTCTTGCAAAACCACTATTGACGGTCAGTTGGGCATCATAAGTCAAATTATAACACTTCTATGTTTTATTATGAAATTTTTACTATACTTAATTTTACACCAGACATTGAGTCAAAATTGAAACGAATTGAAGATGACCCCGAAGGTTCTGGAACCACTCGCTTATTTAACTGTATCCAAGGAGTCAGTTCACTTTCTAATCGTGCATTTGGGCCTTTATTCGAGAGACAGGTAGGTAGGATCCGGATCATTGATTCATAAATGCCTTTAGTTCATCAACTTCACTATGCGTTTATGTTTCTAGGCTCAAGCAGAGAAGATCAGGTCTGTCCAGGGAATGTTACAGAGGTTTAGAACGCTATTCAACCTGCCCAGTGCAATCCGAGGCAACATTAGCAAAGGAGAGTATGATTTGGCAGTAAGAGAGTACCGCAAAGCAAAGTCCATCGTGCTACCTTCTCATGTATGTTCCTTTGTTGCATTACGTTTTCATCTTAATATCAGTTATACCATTAAGCTGCTACAGATGACGTAAAATTTTATCGTGAAAGTCATTTTCACTCACCAATGTCCAATGGTTTTTTTATTTGTTGCTGAATATCCTTCTCTTGTTGATTATACGATGTCCGAGATAGAACATCAATCTGAGTAATCTCTTTTAAGATAGCGACAAGTCGCAAATGCTTCGGAATTTTTGATTGCctgtctgttttttttttctaatttctTTCTCGGGGTCTCGTGGAGCAGCATCATCATCGATAAGCGGTAGTCTCAAATGAATTGTATTTGTTGAAATGAAATCCTCGTTTCCTTTTGTTATGTAAGAAATTTAAGTTTTATACATCTCTAATTAATCAAATCATACTGGATACCTTCGTGGTAAGTTAATTTTGACCTCCTGGTCATTTCATCTCTACCTCACAGCTATCACCAATGTCAGTGCTTTCCCAGTTATCTTAAACGACTAGTCCTgatattattttcaattcaaTTGCTGACATTTTACCTTTTGTCAGGATGTTACATTCTAATTTGACCAATTATTATGTAACTTTAACCATCCTCTTTGACATTTGCATATTTGATACACTTATTATTTGGTTCATAGCCTGATAGTCATTGTGAAATAGCATCGCCAGCCAAATAAGATGTACAGGACATTTAGATTAAATTTTAAAGGCATTTCACGATCACATAAACCCCCCATTATGCTCTCGAAGGTTTTTCAAACGTCTCTTCACGTTTAAAGCATCGATACGAGACATCAAATTGTCTGCATTCAAGCGCTTGAACTCCACCTAAGATAATTCTAtatttatatgcatgatatTTTCTGTAATAATGGGGTTATTTGATTCATCTCAGGTCTTGTATGCAAAAATTCCTTGTAAAAAGAACTGTTATCTGGCTTACCAAGCAAGATATGTTGATTCTTGTTGGGGTTGTTGGGGTACCATTGCCGGATTTCTTTGTCTACCTAGGCATTTTCCTCTACGCATATCATTTTGTTGCAAAATTGATAGTAAAATTCCCAAAAAATGAAAGTAGGTCATGTGACAAGacactgaatttttttttcccagGCCAAAACCATACATCATGCTGCACACTGGAGTACCGTTCAATACTTATTACTTTCATTTCACATTAAATACAACATCTATATTTCGCTCGACTAATTTATGCGAATGTTGGGGCTTTTATACAGTTTATTTCTTCTCTCGATTTTTCTTATCATAGACGTAACTTTAATTTTAGTGATTATGGCATTTTCTGTGATTGGGGTATCCTCAATTGTTTCCTAGAGAAGGATGTAGTTGTACTGATGATTGAAATAAAtgtttttttctttcaaattattttttcatctgtgcataaatatcttaaaatcgttgctttaattattttatttattcaagAACTTTTCCCCTGCAACTCTCAGGTGGGAATTCTGAAACGTGTTCTCGAGGAGGTTGAAAAAGTGATGCATGAGTTCAAAGGCATGCTTTACAAGTCCATGGAAGATCCTAAAATCGACCTAACAAATGTATGAAGTGATGTCTATGCTAGAAGATATAGTTTGGATGCATATTTGTATGCTTTACTATATAATTCTGTTATAGTGGTACAGATGATGTATACAGTGCTGGTCTTGTTCAAGAACGATTTACATTGGGTGGTTAACTATTTAGCTTCTTCTCTCCTGAAAACTTTGTTAATCAAACAATATCCTCATAGCCCTTTCTTGATAGCTGCTTTTATCAAATAAGTCACAAAAATGACAACAGTAACTTTTGCTCAAATCAAATGGAGACAGGTAGGCACACTAGAAGATATTTATATATTCTCCTCCTCTCACCCTCGTGAACCCTAACACTCATTAAGTCAATGAAACGAATACTTGTTGTTGCGGACAGGGATGCTATTTTAGGTTAATGCAACCTACTAAATTTTCAATGCCACATTCTGCAGCCTTTTTAAATCCCGTATAAACCAACAAAATGAGACTATAAAATATTGGGATAAAGCATGTAcccttcatattttttattgtttaatCTGACCCATTGCTAATTAGTATTTTTGTCCTTTCATGCAGCTCGAAAATACCATTAGGCTCCTATTGGAGCTTGAACCTGAGTCAGATCCTATAAAGTATTACTTGAATATACAGGTGAGAAGTCATTTGCACCATGATCGGTTATCTCGATTAATTTACACAACACAACTGCATATCTTCTTCCTGCCCATACTATCTAATTGGTGGACACTTGATTACATCcctttgaaattttttatatttcgtGACCATATTACATTTTTTAAATGTCACAACTTTATACTTCCCTGTGTTCCTAAACTCTATTCAACTGAAGCCTCTTTATTACAAACTGATTTGATAATTGCTGAATTCTTGATGTTGGTTTTGACAGAACCATAGAATAAGAGGTTTGCTTGAGAAATGTAGTTTGGATCATGAAACGCGAATGGAAAATTTTCAGAATGAGATAAGGGAaaaagcattatctgatgcaaAATGGAGGCAAATTCAGCAAGATATAAGTCAATCTGTAAGTGTTTTTTCATGAGTTGGTCGACCTAACTATCAATGATTATGCTAAATCTTCATGTATAACTACAGTCATCTGTGGATTACACACTGGATTCAGTAAACTCCCATCTAACTGGAGATCTATACCCAGTTGAAACGACTGGTGAACAAGTCAATGCTCTTAGGGGCAGATATATTGGCCAGTTAACAGCTGTACTTGTCCATCATGTACCAGTGTTTTGGAAAGTTGCACTTTCTGTTTCCAGTGGAAAATTTGCAAAGGTATATTTCCCAAGCCGTTATATTAGATCGGTCGATTTCATGATAAAATTATATTCCTTGCCGTAGGCAAACTCAGAAAATCTTAGTTACTTGGGTGGAAAATCagagattattttaaatttcaagtcAACAATGATCAGCAGGAACACTTAGAAATTCTCTGGCTCTGTCATAATCATGTTCTTAGCTTCTTGTTTGGTGCTTCATCTGGCTAATTTGCATTTATGTTTGAGAAATTGAATTACGAATGTCGCTTAAAAAAAGGGACATGTGTAGCCAAATTATGGGCTTTTTGATTATTTTTCTGTACTATATTTAAGTTCATCATGTGATGAAGATAGAGTAGCAAAATTAATGTGCATGTTCTGAGCTAAACGGTATTAAAATACCTGATACAATAAGTATGTACAAAAATGTAACATTCTTATATTAAGGATTAAATCTAACGTAGCAGCTTGGATctctataaaaataaataatacgcTCAATTTAGACCATGGATAGTTGGGAGGAAAAAAATTAGAACTGGTCCAATAGTATGCCTGAACGTTTGGGTCATAAGAACATTGTATTTTTGCAACATTCGACCATTCTTTATTAGTGTCCCTCCAAAATGATCTTGTGACCGTGGAAAGCTGAAGATGATTGAAATTCAATTAATAACCTTTACGGGTTTTACTTATGGTTTTTCGTACTCTCTTCAGAAACTTGGTTGTCTTGCGACTGTTTGCATTTTTTTCGAGCAATTATTTACAGTTACAGATATCTTGTTGTTCCCTTTATGGGGTATTTAATATTTTGATGTGCCGAGTGTTATGATTGTATTTGTGTTCTTAGGCTTCTGGAATTCTTTTCGTTTCTTAAGTTGTACTGATCTTTTAGATGAACTTTAATTGTTTTATATCATTGATATAGTCACTCTGAATGTGCTTTTTTGGAATATTAACATATTTCTTGTGTCAGTCTTCTCAAGTATCAGCTGATGCAGTTATAAATAATTCTGTAATTAAAGCTGAGGATAAAGTGGGAGATTCACTTGATGAAGTTTCTGGGATGATACGAAATACGCTATCAGCCTATGAAGCTAAGGTAAGTGGCATTTCTTGTACATGACTACTTTTAAATTAG
This genomic interval from Primulina eburnea isolate SZY01 chromosome 16, ASM2296580v1, whole genome shotgun sequence contains the following:
- the LOC140815852 gene encoding exocyst complex component SEC5A-like, translating into MSSGSDDLDEDALLQMALKEQSQRDQNYPKPSQSKPVRNYVQPPAKRGGVTGNSVPSRNANPVPQQKKGIDQQRRVSMDEDDDSEVEMLSISSGDEDDRGYVAPKNRAGSGRDDDRAWDGEEPNCWKHVDEAELARRVREMRDTRASSAAQKFEKKPSAAGKKALSSLQSLPRGMEWVDPLGLGLINHKTFRLISDNVASVPSSIDIEPLDPNAREKLNYYSEKFDAKLFLSRVHLDTSAADLESGALSLKNDLKGRTQQKKQLVKENFDCFVSCKTTIDDIESKLKRIEDDPEGSGTTRLFNCIQGVSSLSNRAFGPLFERQAQAEKIRSVQGMLQRFRTLFNLPSAIRGNISKGEYDLAVREYRKAKSIVLPSHVGILKRVLEEVEKVMHEFKGMLYKSMEDPKIDLTNLENTIRLLLELEPESDPIKYYLNIQNHRIRGLLEKCSLDHETRMENFQNEIREKALSDAKWRQIQQDISQSSSVDYTLDSVNSHLTGDLYPVETTGEQVNALRGRYIGQLTAVLVHHVPVFWKVALSVSSGKFAKSSQVSADAVINNSVIKAEDKVGDSLDEVSGMIRNTLSAYEAKVHGTFRDLEESTMLSPYMSDAMKEISSASQAFEVKDSAPPVAVMVLRTLESEISKIFVMRLCSWMRTCTEEISKDESWVPVSILERNKSPYSISSLPLTFRAIMISAMDQINTIFHSLQSESTKSEDIFAQLQEIQESVRLAFLNCLLDFAGHLEHIGSGLTQNRSNIESPHFQNGHSYELVEKSMDPLPGSIVDPHQQLLMVLSNIGYCKDELAGELYGKYKPIWLHSRGKVEDERDMQDLVMSFSGLEEKVLAQYTLAKMTLIRTAAVNYLLDAGVQWAAAPGVEGVRDAAVELLHTLVAVHAEVFAGCKPLLDKTLGILVEGLIDIFLGLFNENKSKDLRALDTNGFCQLMLELEYFETVLNPYFTHDARESLKSLQGVLLEKATETVQESIDTPSHQRRPTRGSDDAMLSDDRQSGSSISPDDLIALAQQYSSELLQAELERTRINTACFVESLPLDSVPESAKAAYASFRGSMDSPSRNFRGTQSFNSPGFSRQRRR